One genomic region from Nocardia vinacea encodes:
- a CDS encoding mycofactocin-coupled SDR family oxidoreductase produces the protein MGKLDGKVAFITGAARGQGRSHAIRLAQEGADIIAVDICEDIPGSPYAGATESDLAETVKQVEALDRRIVARKADVRDNAGLKTVVDEGVEQLGRLDIVCGNAGIAGITTQPQSVWEFDATAWQTMIDINLTGVWHTAKVAVPHLLENKGGSIILTSSAAGLKAYANIGHYVAAKHGVIGLMRTLALELAPHSIRANAVNPTQVDTPMIQNQAMRRLFRPDLENPTKDDFAPASQTLHALPTPWVDSEDVSNAVLFLASDESRYITGVALPVDAGSLIK, from the coding sequence ATGGGAAAACTCGACGGCAAAGTAGCCTTCATTACCGGCGCAGCGCGCGGTCAGGGTCGCAGCCACGCGATCCGGCTCGCGCAGGAGGGCGCGGATATCATCGCAGTGGACATCTGCGAAGACATTCCGGGCAGTCCCTATGCGGGAGCGACCGAATCCGACCTCGCAGAGACGGTAAAGCAGGTCGAGGCCCTGGATCGCCGCATCGTGGCGAGGAAAGCAGACGTCCGCGATAACGCAGGTCTGAAGACGGTGGTCGACGAGGGCGTCGAGCAGCTCGGCAGGCTCGACATCGTATGCGGCAATGCCGGAATCGCTGGAATCACCACTCAACCGCAGTCGGTCTGGGAGTTCGACGCCACCGCGTGGCAGACGATGATCGACATCAATCTGACCGGGGTGTGGCATACGGCCAAAGTGGCAGTTCCGCACCTGCTGGAGAACAAGGGCGGCTCTATTATTCTCACCAGCTCGGCGGCGGGTCTGAAGGCGTACGCGAACATTGGGCACTACGTCGCGGCCAAGCACGGCGTGATCGGACTGATGCGGACGCTCGCGTTGGAACTTGCCCCGCACAGCATCCGGGCCAACGCCGTGAATCCCACCCAGGTCGATACGCCCATGATCCAGAACCAGGCGATGCGCCGTCTGTTCCGCCCTGATCTCGAAAACCCGACGAAGGATGATTTCGCGCCGGCTTCCCAAACGCTGCATGCTCTTCCCACTCCCTGGGTGGATTCGGAAGATGTCAGCAATGCCGTCCTGTTCTTGGCCTCCGACGAGTCCAGATACATCACCGGTGTAGCTCTCCCGGTCGACGCGGGTTCCCTCATCAAATAA
- a CDS encoding NADPH-dependent F420 reductase, giving the protein MKIGILGTGHIGKTLATRLSAAGHEVKVANSRGPETIEPDVLACGGRAVSAADAMTDIDIAILSIPLSRLPEVAPLTARLPSETVVIDTSNYYPQRDGRIDAIDAGLTESLWVVERLGRPIAKAWNAIGSDSFANKAKPVSSPDRIAIPVAADVERDRTVALALVEETGFDGVDAGGLDESWRQQPGTPCYCTDLSRDEMPAALAAADAARSPKRRDLGFAAVLERMSGSGARDPGADYLVRLNRALYM; this is encoded by the coding sequence ATGAAGATCGGCATTTTGGGAACCGGGCACATCGGAAAAACCTTGGCCACGCGGTTGAGCGCTGCCGGACACGAGGTGAAAGTTGCGAATTCGCGCGGCCCGGAAACGATTGAGCCTGACGTCCTCGCCTGTGGTGGACGGGCGGTTTCCGCGGCGGATGCGATGACCGACATCGATATCGCGATCCTCTCCATTCCGCTGAGTCGTCTGCCGGAAGTTGCGCCGCTCACCGCCCGACTGCCATCCGAAACGGTTGTCATCGACACATCGAACTACTACCCGCAGCGCGATGGTCGGATCGATGCCATCGATGCCGGCCTCACCGAGAGCCTTTGGGTCGTCGAAAGGCTGGGGCGGCCGATCGCCAAGGCATGGAACGCGATCGGTTCGGATTCGTTCGCGAACAAGGCGAAGCCTGTGAGCAGCCCGGACCGCATTGCCATTCCCGTCGCCGCCGATGTCGAGCGGGATCGCACAGTGGCCCTGGCGCTGGTCGAGGAGACCGGGTTCGACGGGGTCGACGCGGGCGGACTGGATGAATCGTGGCGGCAGCAACCCGGCACGCCTTGTTATTGCACGGACCTGTCCCGCGACGAGATGCCGGCCGCCCTCGCGGCCGCTGATGCAGCGCGCTCGCCCAAGCGCCGGGATTTGGGATTCGCGGCGGTCCTGGAACGGATGAGCGGGAGCGGCGCGCGCGATCCGGGTGCCGATTACCTTGTCCGTCTGAACCGCGCGCTGTACATGTAG
- a CDS encoding SDR family NAD(P)-dependent oxidoreductase translates to MAGRIDGKVVFITGAARGQGRAHAIRLAEEGADIIAVASDEARFITGAAIPVDAGCNLL, encoded by the coding sequence TTGGCTGGACGCATCGACGGCAAGGTCGTCTTTATCACTGGCGCCGCACGTGGTCAGGGCCGCGCCCACGCGATCCGACTCGCCGAGGAGGGAGCGGACATCATCGCCGTGGCCTCGGACGAGGCCCGATTCATCACCGGCGCGGCGATTCCGGTCGACGCCGGCTGCAACCTTCTCTGA
- a CDS encoding nuclear transport factor 2 family protein — protein sequence MSLTDAQLTELYDKQALHDNLMMYVRGADRHDRELMRSTYWPDSFDDHGGYVGDGQGWADAAMTWHDKIHSCNHHVSNVLSEIDGNRAKRESMFICVVPFKEPEVTMFQAGRYRDLCEKRDGVWKILHRTCVWDWIDVRPINSDWDVVNVPRVSHWGAWYPEDPIYLDWIESPPTEFPR from the coding sequence ATGTCACTGACAGATGCTCAGCTGACCGAGCTGTACGACAAGCAGGCTCTTCACGACAACCTGATGATGTACGTGCGCGGCGCGGACCGGCACGATCGCGAATTGATGAGGTCGACGTACTGGCCGGACTCCTTCGACGACCACGGCGGCTACGTCGGTGACGGCCAAGGATGGGCCGACGCGGCCATGACCTGGCACGACAAGATCCACAGTTGCAACCACCACGTCTCCAACGTCTTGTCCGAGATCGACGGCAATCGGGCAAAACGCGAGAGCATGTTCATCTGTGTGGTCCCGTTCAAGGAACCCGAAGTGACCATGTTCCAAGCCGGCCGCTACCGCGACCTGTGTGAGAAGCGAGACGGGGTGTGGAAGATCCTGCACCGCACGTGTGTCTGGGACTGGATCGACGTCAGGCCGATCAACTCGGACTGGGATGTCGTCAACGTTCCTCGCGTATCCCACTGGGGAGCCTGGTATCCCGAGGACCCGATCTATCTGGACTGGATCGAGAGCCCGCCCACCGAATTTCCCCGGTAG